A region of Mastacembelus armatus unplaced genomic scaffold, fMasArm1.2, whole genome shotgun sequence DNA encodes the following proteins:
- the LOC113121309 gene encoding insulin gene enhancer protein isl-2a isoform X2 codes for MVDIIFSSSFLGDMGDHSKKKPGFAMCVGCGSQIHDQYILRVSPDLEWHAACLKCAECSQYLDETCTCFVRDGKTYCKRDYVRLFGIKCAKCNLGFSSSDLVMRARDNVYHIECFRCSVCSRQLLPGDEFSLREDELLCRADHSLLLERSSAGSPISPGHIHANRPLHLADPVTVRQAPHRNHVHKQSEKTTRVRTVLNEKQLHTLRTCYNANPRPDALMKEQLVEMTGLSPRVIRVWFQNKRCKDKKKSILMKQLQQQQHSDKTNLQGLTGTPLVAGSPIRHESTVQGNPVEVQTYQPPWKALSEFALQSDLDQPAFQQLVSFSESGSLGNSSGSDVTSLSSQLPDTPNSMVPSPVET; via the exons ATGGTGGATATTATTTTCAGCTCTTCTTTCTTGGGTGATATGGGGGATCATTCCAAAA agaAGCCAGGATTCGCGATGTGTGTAGGATGTGGAAGTCAGATCCATGACCAGTACATACTGAGAGTGTCTCCCGACCTGGAGTGGCATGCAGCCTGCCTGAAGTGTGCAGAGTGCAGCCAGTACTTGGATGAGACCTGCACTTGTTTCGTCCGGGACGGCAAAACCTATTGCAAAAGAGATTATGTAAG gctGTTTGGAATAAAATGCGCGAAATGCAACTTGGGGTTCAGCAGCAGCGATTTGGTGATGAGAGCCCGGGATAACGTGTACCATATCGAGTGTTTTCGGTGCTCGGTGTGCAGCAGGCAGCTGCTTCCGGGAGACGAGTTCTCTTTGCGGGAGGACGAGCTGCTGTGCCGGGCGGACCACAGCCTGCTGCTGGAGAGGAGCTCCGCAGGAAGCCCCATCAGCCCCGGACACATCCACGCCAACAGACCGCTGCACTTGGCAG ACCCGGTGACGGTGCGGCAGGCCCCGCATCGGAACCACGTCCACAAGCAGTCGGAGAAGACGACGCGAGTCCGGACGGTGCTGAACGAGAAGCAGCTGCACACGTTGCGGACCTGCTACAACGCCAACCCGAGGCCGGACGCGCTGATGAAGGAGCAGCTGGTGGAGATGACCGGCCTGAGCCCCAGGGTGATCCGGGTCTGGTTCCAGAACAAGCGGTGCAAAGACAAGAAGAAGTCCATCCTGATgaagcagctccagcagcagcagcacagtgataAGACT AACCTGCAGGGCCTCACAGGGACGCCTCTTGTGGCGGGGAGTCCAATCCGACATGAGAGCACCGTGCAAGGAAACCCAGTGGAGGTCCAGACCTACCAGCCTCCCTGGAAGGCCCTGAGTGAGTTTGCCCTGCAGAGTGACCTGGACCAGCCAGCCTTCCAgcaactg GTGTCTTTCTCTGAATCGGGCTCTCTCGGGAACTCCTCGGGCAGCGACGTGACTTCTTTGTCCTCTCAGTTACCGGACACCCCCAACAGTATGGTCCCCAGCCCGGTGGAGACGTGA
- the LOC113121309 gene encoding insulin gene enhancer protein ISL-3 isoform X1 yields MVDIIFSSSFLGDMGDHSKKKPGFAMCVGCGSQIHDQYILRVSPDLEWHAACLKCAECSQYLDETCTCFVRDGKTYCKRDYVRLFGIKCAKCNLGFSSSDLVMRARDNVYHIECFRCSVCSRQLLPGDEFSLREDELLCRADHSLLLERSSAGSPISPGHIHANRPLHLAADPVTVRQAPHRNHVHKQSEKTTRVRTVLNEKQLHTLRTCYNANPRPDALMKEQLVEMTGLSPRVIRVWFQNKRCKDKKKSILMKQLQQQQHSDKTNLQGLTGTPLVAGSPIRHESTVQGNPVEVQTYQPPWKALSEFALQSDLDQPAFQQLVSFSESGSLGNSSGSDVTSLSSQLPDTPNSMVPSPVET; encoded by the exons ATGGTGGATATTATTTTCAGCTCTTCTTTCTTGGGTGATATGGGGGATCATTCCAAAA agaAGCCAGGATTCGCGATGTGTGTAGGATGTGGAAGTCAGATCCATGACCAGTACATACTGAGAGTGTCTCCCGACCTGGAGTGGCATGCAGCCTGCCTGAAGTGTGCAGAGTGCAGCCAGTACTTGGATGAGACCTGCACTTGTTTCGTCCGGGACGGCAAAACCTATTGCAAAAGAGATTATGTAAG gctGTTTGGAATAAAATGCGCGAAATGCAACTTGGGGTTCAGCAGCAGCGATTTGGTGATGAGAGCCCGGGATAACGTGTACCATATCGAGTGTTTTCGGTGCTCGGTGTGCAGCAGGCAGCTGCTTCCGGGAGACGAGTTCTCTTTGCGGGAGGACGAGCTGCTGTGCCGGGCGGACCACAGCCTGCTGCTGGAGAGGAGCTCCGCAGGAAGCCCCATCAGCCCCGGACACATCCACGCCAACAGACCGCTGCACTTGGCAG CAGACCCGGTGACGGTGCGGCAGGCCCCGCATCGGAACCACGTCCACAAGCAGTCGGAGAAGACGACGCGAGTCCGGACGGTGCTGAACGAGAAGCAGCTGCACACGTTGCGGACCTGCTACAACGCCAACCCGAGGCCGGACGCGCTGATGAAGGAGCAGCTGGTGGAGATGACCGGCCTGAGCCCCAGGGTGATCCGGGTCTGGTTCCAGAACAAGCGGTGCAAAGACAAGAAGAAGTCCATCCTGATgaagcagctccagcagcagcagcacagtgataAGACT AACCTGCAGGGCCTCACAGGGACGCCTCTTGTGGCGGGGAGTCCAATCCGACATGAGAGCACCGTGCAAGGAAACCCAGTGGAGGTCCAGACCTACCAGCCTCCCTGGAAGGCCCTGAGTGAGTTTGCCCTGCAGAGTGACCTGGACCAGCCAGCCTTCCAgcaactg GTGTCTTTCTCTGAATCGGGCTCTCTCGGGAACTCCTCGGGCAGCGACGTGACTTCTTTGTCCTCTCAGTTACCGGACACCCCCAACAGTATGGTCCCCAGCCCGGTGGAGACGTGA